Proteins from a single region of bacterium:
- the tgt gene encoding tRNA guanosine(34) transglycosylase Tgt, whose amino-acid sequence MMEKCIFKVLKKDEGTDARIGEIYTSHGIVQTPCFMPVATLGTVKTLSSEDLLEIGVEMLISNAYHLYLKPGIDIITRAGTLHKFMNWYRPIVTDSGGFQIFSLENVKIEEDGVYFRSKLDGSLHFITPEKSIEIQNKIAADIIMAFDYCPKLWDDYREVERSVEITIKWAKRCLDFFNAKKIEGQQLFSIIQGGIYNELRERCLETMLYMNFDGFAIGGLSIGEPFEKTTETISFTVRQLPSEKVRYFMGLGMPLQILDMVEMGIDLFDCGMPTHIARTGSTLTSKGKINIKAGRYKNDLSPLDEECNCLVCKNYTKAYIRHLINTNEILGLRLNSYHNIYFIIKFMEDIRRSIKEGSFRKFRKNFEKKYNNI is encoded by the coding sequence ATGATGGAGAAATGTATATTTAAGGTACTTAAAAAAGATGAAGGGACAGATGCAAGGATAGGCGAGATATATACATCCCATGGGATTGTTCAAACACCATGTTTTATGCCTGTTGCTACACTCGGGACAGTTAAAACACTTTCCTCGGAAGACCTTTTAGAAATAGGAGTAGAGATGCTTATCTCCAATGCTTACCATCTTTATTTAAAACCAGGTATAGATATTATAACCAGAGCAGGTACCCTCCATAAATTTATGAACTGGTACAGACCTATTGTAACAGATAGCGGGGGGTTTCAGATATTCAGTTTAGAAAATGTTAAGATAGAAGAAGATGGTGTTTATTTCAGGTCAAAGTTAGATGGTTCACTACACTTTATAACACCTGAAAAGTCAATTGAAATCCAGAATAAAATTGCAGCAGATATTATAATGGCTTTTGACTATTGCCCTAAATTATGGGATGACTATAGAGAAGTAGAAAGAAGTGTAGAGATTACGATAAAATGGGCTAAAAGATGCCTTGACTTTTTCAATGCCAAAAAAATAGAAGGGCAACAACTCTTTAGTATTATACAGGGTGGAATATATAATGAACTGCGAGAAAGATGTCTTGAAACAATGTTATATATGAACTTTGACGGTTTTGCAATAGGTGGCTTAAGTATAGGAGAACCCTTTGAAAAAACAACTGAAACTATCTCATTTACAGTTAGACAACTCCCTTCAGAGAAAGTAAGATATTTTATGGGACTCGGGATGCCTTTACAGATTCTGGATATGGTAGAGATGGGTATAGACCTTTTTGATTGTGGTATGCCCACACATATAGCACGAACTGGCTCCACACTTACCTCAAAAGGAAAGATAAATATAAAGGCAGGCAGATATAAAAATGACCTTTCTCCTCTGGATGAAGAGTGTAATTGCCTTGTCTGTAAAAATTATACAAAAGCATATATAAGACATCTTATTAATACAAATGAAATTTTGGGTTTAAGATTAAACTCTTATCATAATATCTATTTCATAATAAAATTTATGGAAGACATTAGAAGAAGCATAAAAGAAGGGTCTTTCAGAAAATTTCGCAAAAACTTTGAAAAGAAGTATAATAATATCTGA
- a CDS encoding bifunctional oligoribonuclease/PAP phosphatase NrnA, with protein MGIPLGLNDTKKISEIVEVIEKGRYFLLTTHRNIDGDAIGSELALYSALKRAGKEAIIINQDSIPAIYKFLPYTRKIQTYISDTLIVPDIAIVIDCGSADRTGSVFKLVKRAKIIVNIDHHFSNPGFANINWINHHFSATGEMVYFLISCFNKDISRKEAECLYTAILTDTGNFIYNISPFTMEVIQNLINKGISPVKIARKVYLERPFRSIKLLSLALRNLKFERRKKVCWMKISQDMYRNTRTKEEDTENFIDLLVKIKEANIVFLIKETHNVIKVSLRSKGRFDVERIAAKFGGGGHKKAAGCYFTGTSLDEVEEKILNEIDKIKSLRNYERDNPCK; from the coding sequence ATGGGAATCCCGTTAGGACTTAATGACACAAAAAAAATTTCAGAGATAGTAGAAGTGATAGAAAAGGGAAGATATTTTCTACTCACAACTCATCGTAATATAGATGGAGATGCTATAGGAAGTGAACTTGCACTTTACAGTGCATTAAAAAGAGCAGGAAAAGAAGCAATTATTATAAACCAGGACAGTATACCTGCTATATATAAATTTTTACCCTATACAAGAAAAATTCAGACATATATATCAGATACTTTAATAGTACCGGATATTGCCATAGTTATTGACTGTGGCTCCGCCGATAGAACAGGAAGTGTTTTCAAACTTGTAAAAAGAGCAAAAATTATTGTAAATATAGACCACCATTTTTCTAATCCCGGATTTGCAAATATAAATTGGATAAATCACCATTTCTCAGCAACAGGTGAGATGGTCTACTTTTTAATATCTTGTTTTAATAAAGATATTTCTAGAAAAGAAGCAGAGTGTCTTTACACAGCAATACTTACAGATACAGGAAATTTCATTTATAATATAAGCCCATTTACTATGGAAGTTATACAGAATTTAATAAACAAAGGTATTTCTCCTGTAAAAATTGCGAGAAAGGTATATTTAGAAAGGCCTTTTAGGTCTATTAAACTACTTTCCCTCGCACTAAGAAACTTAAAATTTGAAAGAAGGAAAAAGGTCTGCTGGATGAAGATAAGTCAGGATATGTACAGAAATACCAGAACAAAAGAGGAAGATACAGAAAATTTTATTGATTTGCTGGTAAAGATAAAAGAGGCGAATATAGTATTCCTGATTAAAGAGACACATAATGTAATAAAAGTAAGTTTAAGAAGTAAGGGAAGATTTGATGTTGAAAGAATAGCTGCAAAATTTGGTGGAGGAGGACATAAAAAAGCAGCGGGTTGTTATTTTACAGGCACATCATTGGATGAAGTAGAAGAAAAAATACTTAACGAAATTGATAAAATAAAATCTTTAAGAAATTATGAACGGGATAATCCCTGTAAATAA
- a CDS encoding TIGR00730 family Rossman fold protein — MRNKGYESDAWRIFRIMSEFVDGFETLEKIENAVTIWGSANVGKDDRYYKKAVETARLLAEKGYAVITGGGPGIMEAANLGAVLGKGESIGINIELPHEQKPNPYIKTLISCRYFFTRKVMFVKYAKGFIIFPGGFGTLDEFSETITLIQTERIHRFPVVLIGIEYWKGLIEWMDEVLVSKGYIDRMDMDIFRVVEEPKEAVRCIEDFYKRRDNTRKR, encoded by the coding sequence ATGAGGAATAAAGGATATGAATCAGATGCGTGGAGAATATTCAGAATAATGTCAGAGTTCGTAGATGGATTTGAAACACTTGAAAAGATAGAAAATGCTGTAACTATATGGGGTTCTGCTAATGTTGGGAAAGACGATAGATATTATAAAAAGGCAGTGGAGACAGCGAGATTACTTGCAGAAAAAGGATATGCTGTTATTACGGGAGGTGGTCCCGGGATTATGGAAGCAGCAAATTTAGGTGCAGTACTTGGTAAAGGTGAATCAATAGGAATAAATATTGAACTTCCACATGAACAAAAGCCCAACCCATATATAAAAACATTGATATCATGTAGATATTTTTTTACAAGAAAGGTTATGTTTGTAAAATATGCAAAAGGTTTTATTATTTTTCCAGGTGGGTTTGGAACACTGGATGAATTTTCAGAAACAATAACACTTATTCAGACAGAAAGAATTCATAGGTTCCCTGTGGTACTTATAGGTATTGAATACTGGAAAGGACTTATTGAATGGATGGATGAAGTACTTGTAAGTAAGGGATATATAGACCGTATGGATATGGATATTTTCAGAGTTGTGGAAGAGCCTAAAGAAGCAGTAAGATGTATAGAAGATTTTTATAAAAGGAGAGATAACACAAGGAAGAGATAG
- the yajC gene encoding preprotein translocase subunit YajC has translation MIFAQTQPVQTNPLGALFPLILIFFVFYFLLILPQQKKQKAHKKMLDELKEGDRVITIGGAIGTVSKIKDNIITIEFKDGVKIDFIKNAISQVIKPQT, from the coding sequence ATGATATTTGCACAAACACAACCAGTACAAACAAATCCATTAGGTGCTTTATTCCCACTTATATTGATATTCTTCGTTTTTTATTTCCTTTTAATTTTACCTCAACAGAAAAAGCAGAAAGCACATAAAAAAATGCTGGATGAACTTAAAGAAGGAGATAGAGTTATTACAATAGGTGGTGCGATTGGAACTGTAAGCAAAATCAAAGATAATATAATAACTATTGAGTTTAAAGATGGAGTTAAAATTGATTTTATAAAAAATGCTATATCTCAGGTAATTAAACCACAGACATAA
- the rplU gene encoding 50S ribosomal protein L21, whose protein sequence is MDVFVNINGKQVRVKEGMLFSTFRIKDKKVGDQIQLIPVCCIDEQGIVTDARKLKNIKVICDIVEEKKGKKVYSFKKKSKTGYKRGYGHRDKLMVIKVSTIEKK, encoded by the coding sequence ATGGATGTTTTTGTTAATATCAATGGGAAACAGGTAAGAGTAAAAGAGGGGATGTTGTTTTCAACCTTTAGAATCAAAGACAAAAAAGTTGGAGATCAGATACAACTTATCCCTGTGTGCTGTATAGATGAACAGGGAATAGTCACCGATGCCAGAAAACTTAAAAATATAAAGGTCATATGTGATATTGTTGAAGAAAAAAAGGGCAAAAAGGTCTATTCCTTCAAGAAAAAATCCAAAACTGGATATAAGAGAGGATATGGGCATAGAGATAAGTTGATGGTAATCAAAGTATCAACGATAGAAAAAAAGTGA
- the hflX gene encoding GTPase HflX, which yields MKTSKEIISGTFAGRKAVLVAFREHKEYETEEAVKELEFLSATLRLKVIKEFIYRQDTVHPATYIGKGRLEEIKAYTDREKIDFLIFGTELTPVQQRNLEDYIKIRVIDRTELILHIFGEHAKSREGKIQVELAQLSYILPRLTGYGISLSRTGGGFGTRGPGEMKLEVYRRRIKERMHRLKEEIKEIEQHREIIRRSRKRKNFPLVSIIGYTNVGKTSIINKMSSSELYVANKLFSTLDPATRGVYLGENRICLITDTVGLLHNIPHHMIEAFKSTLEEVSFADLILCVYDCSLPNMEKQYRTVIDVLKLLSCEDKPKIDVYNKIDLLNIEDLHIIKDRYPEAVFISTYTGEGIDTLKDRIKEVLYGNPVRT from the coding sequence GTGAAGACCTCTAAAGAGATAATTTCTGGTACCTTCGCAGGAAGGAAAGCAGTTCTTGTTGCATTTAGAGAACATAAAGAATATGAGACAGAAGAAGCGGTTAAAGAATTGGAATTTTTATCAGCAACATTACGTCTTAAAGTTATAAAAGAATTTATCTACAGGCAAGATACTGTCCATCCTGCTACCTATATTGGTAAAGGACGTCTTGAAGAAATAAAAGCATATACAGACAGAGAGAAAATTGATTTTCTTATATTCGGCACTGAACTTACACCTGTCCAACAGAGAAATTTAGAGGACTATATAAAAATAAGAGTAATTGATCGGACAGAACTTATACTTCATATATTCGGAGAACATGCAAAATCAAGAGAAGGTAAAATCCAGGTTGAGCTCGCCCAACTTTCCTATATACTTCCGAGATTAACTGGTTATGGTATATCTCTTTCAAGAACAGGAGGAGGCTTCGGAACAAGAGGTCCCGGAGAAATGAAACTTGAAGTATATAGAAGACGAATTAAAGAAAGAATGCATCGTCTAAAAGAGGAGATAAAAGAGATAGAACAACATAGAGAAATTATCCGAAGGTCAAGAAAAAGAAAAAATTTCCCTCTGGTTTCTATAATTGGTTATACTAATGTAGGGAAGACAAGCATAATAAACAAAATGAGTTCCTCAGAACTTTATGTAGCCAATAAACTATTTTCTACACTGGACCCTGCAACAAGGGGAGTCTATCTGGGAGAAAACAGAATATGTCTTATAACAGATACTGTAGGACTTCTTCATAATATACCTCACCATATGATAGAAGCATTTAAATCCACTCTTGAAGAAGTCAGTTTTGCAGACCTTATCCTCTGTGTATATGACTGCTCTTTACCAAATATGGAAAAGCAATACAGGACTGTTATAGACGTTCTTAAACTACTTTCCTGTGAGGATAAACCTAAAATTGATGTGTATAATAAGATAGACCTTTTAAATATAGAGGACCTGCATATCATCAAGGATAGATATCCTGAGGCTGTTTTCATCTCTACATATACAGGTGAGGGTATTGATACTTTAAAAGATAGGATAAAAGAGGTTCTATATGGGAATCCCGTTAGGACTTAA
- the queA gene encoding tRNA preQ1(34) S-adenosylmethionine ribosyltransferase-isomerase QueA: MFDYHLPKELIAQYPFKKRDKARLMVLNRNKGEIKENIFNEITEYFEEGDTLVLNDSKVIPARLRGKKNTGGKIEIFLLRKTQPYIWEVLIRGNIKQKQECEVIKENRKLSLKILERTATGSYIIEFPTDKESEIFNFGEIPLPPYIKRKPEKEDDIFYQTVYGKKEGSVAAPTAGLHFTNPLLGKIENKGINITYITLHIGWASFKILRDTEKEVGEEFIEISEEASKIINKTKKEKRRVIAVGTSTVRTLESSVKEGRIIPSCGYTDLFIKPGFKFKIVDALITNFHLPGSTHLLLVCAFGGTHFIEKAYKIAIEKKYRFYSYGDAMLIV; this comes from the coding sequence ATGTTTGATTACCATTTACCAAAAGAATTAATAGCACAGTATCCCTTTAAGAAAAGGGATAAAGCACGGTTAATGGTGTTGAATAGAAATAAAGGAGAGATAAAAGAAAATATATTTAATGAGATTACAGAATATTTTGAGGAAGGAGACACATTGGTATTAAATGATTCAAAAGTAATACCTGCTCGTTTAAGAGGTAAAAAAAATACAGGAGGGAAAATTGAAATTTTTCTATTAAGAAAAACACAACCATATATATGGGAAGTTTTAATCAGAGGGAATATAAAACAAAAACAGGAATGCGAAGTAATAAAAGAAAATAGAAAACTATCCTTAAAGATTCTGGAAAGAACCGCAACGGGAAGTTATATAATAGAATTCCCTACAGATAAAGAATCGGAAATTTTTAATTTTGGAGAGATACCTCTTCCTCCTTATATAAAGAGAAAGCCTGAAAAAGAGGATGATATATTTTATCAGACAGTATATGGTAAAAAAGAAGGTTCAGTCGCAGCACCAACAGCAGGATTGCATTTTACTAATCCACTACTGGGGAAAATTGAAAATAAGGGGATTAATATTACTTATATAACTCTACATATTGGATGGGCTTCGTTCAAGATATTAAGAGATACAGAAAAAGAAGTAGGAGAAGAGTTTATAGAGATTTCAGAAGAAGCATCTAAAATAATAAATAAAACAAAAAAAGAAAAAAGGAGAGTGATTGCTGTAGGAACAAGTACAGTAAGGACACTTGAGAGTTCTGTAAAAGAAGGTAGAATTATTCCTTCCTGTGGATATACAGACCTATTTATAAAACCCGGTTTCAAGTTTAAAATCGTAGATGCTCTTATTACAAATTTTCACTTACCGGGTTCAACCCATCTTTTACTCGTATGTGCCTTTGGAGGAACCCACTTTATAGAAAAAGCATATAAAATTGCTATTGAAAAAAAATACAGGTTCTATTCATATGGAGATGCAATGTTAATTGTGTAA
- a CDS encoding valine--tRNA ligase, with the protein MEAKFPPQYNPEGIETELYKFWEQSGYFSTFYHRKERKYYVIVIPPPNITGVLHMGHALNNTIQDILIRWKRMSGFNALWIPGTDHAGIATQNVVEKMLREKNLDRKTLGREKFIEEVWKWKEKYGSTIIFQLKKLGASCDWTRERFTMDKELSHAVREAFIHLYNKGLIYKGKRIIHWCCRCGTALSDEEVNYRDEDTFLYYIKYPLIDGGFIEVATTRPETMLGDTAVAVNPIDERYKRFIGKQIKLPFVDRIIPIIQDEKVELEFGTGAVKVTPAHDPVDFEIGTSHNLPFVIVINEEGIMNDFAGRFKGMDRFKCREEIVKALDEMKLLTKRESYTTRIGICYRCDTVIEPYLSSQWFVRMKPLAEPAIEAAEKNILKFHPERWKKVYLNWLYNIKDWCISRQIWWGHRIPVWYCKECYENNSEKGIFVSIDIPVNCPSCGGSNIYQDPDVLDTWFSSWLWPFSVFGWPEQTQDLEIYYPTDTLVTAQEILFFWVARMVMAGYEFMGKQPFTNIVIHGTVRDKTGRKMSKSLGNIIDPLDIIENYGADSLRFGLISMTSAGQDVFLSPTFYIKGRNFTNKLWNASRFIISTAEKSKDKIILPEGFEGIKFPEKWIITVLDECIEKTTNALNDFRLNEAINTLYDFFWHTFCDWYLEISKVYTGYEEDYFKEKVIPILFHIHITLLKMLHPFIPFITEKLWQIFINYCNLEQNSIMISSWPERRGIIREETIIENMEDIMEIITSIRNLKMRFGIPISRQISCYFDHIPEELSLRIISKLAGVDKISSFPEGKKENLLIKNLREGRIGISFEGIIDIPKELDKLYREEFKLNSHLVKIEKKLNSPDFISKAPEEVQQKEKEKKQQLEEALENIRKDINFIVGK; encoded by the coding sequence ATGGAAGCAAAATTCCCTCCGCAATATAATCCTGAAGGAATAGAAACAGAACTATATAAGTTCTGGGAACAGAGTGGTTACTTTTCCACTTTTTATCATAGGAAAGAAAGAAAATATTATGTAATAGTAATACCTCCTCCTAATATAACAGGTGTTCTTCATATGGGACATGCTCTTAATAATACTATACAAGATATTTTAATCAGGTGGAAGAGAATGTCAGGATTCAACGCATTATGGATTCCAGGAACAGACCATGCAGGGATAGCCACACAGAATGTTGTTGAAAAGATGCTGAGGGAGAAAAATTTAGACAGAAAAACGCTCGGTAGAGAGAAATTTATTGAAGAAGTCTGGAAATGGAAAGAAAAATATGGCTCAACTATTATATTTCAATTAAAAAAATTGGGTGCTTCCTGTGATTGGACAAGAGAAAGATTCACTATGGATAAAGAGCTATCTCATGCTGTTAGAGAAGCTTTTATCCATCTTTATAACAAGGGACTTATTTATAAAGGAAAACGTATAATCCATTGGTGTTGTAGATGTGGAACAGCACTCTCTGATGAAGAAGTAAATTATAGAGATGAAGATACTTTTCTTTACTATATAAAATATCCTCTTATAGATGGAGGTTTTATTGAGGTCGCTACAACAAGGCCAGAAACAATGTTGGGAGATACTGCTGTTGCAGTTAATCCAATAGATGAAAGATACAAAAGATTTATAGGAAAACAGATAAAACTACCTTTCGTAGATAGAATTATACCGATTATACAGGATGAAAAAGTAGAGTTAGAATTTGGTACTGGAGCAGTAAAAGTTACCCCTGCCCATGACCCTGTGGATTTTGAAATAGGGACAAGCCATAATCTACCTTTTGTTATTGTTATTAATGAAGAAGGAATAATGAATGACTTTGCAGGAAGATTCAAAGGGATGGATAGGTTTAAATGTAGAGAAGAAATAGTCAAAGCATTAGATGAAATGAAACTTCTAACAAAAAGGGAATCATATACTACAAGGATAGGGATATGCTACAGATGTGATACTGTAATAGAACCTTATCTTTCCTCACAGTGGTTTGTAAGGATGAAACCTCTTGCAGAACCAGCAATAGAAGCAGCGGAAAAAAATATTTTGAAATTTCATCCTGAACGATGGAAAAAGGTTTATCTTAATTGGTTATATAATATCAAGGACTGGTGTATCAGCAGACAGATATGGTGGGGACACAGAATACCTGTATGGTATTGTAAGGAATGTTATGAAAATAACTCAGAAAAAGGTATTTTTGTTTCTATAGATATTCCTGTTAATTGTCCATCTTGCGGAGGGTCTAATATCTATCAGGACCCGGATGTACTTGATACATGGTTTTCTTCATGGTTATGGCCATTTTCCGTATTTGGCTGGCCTGAACAAACACAAGACCTTGAAATTTATTATCCTACAGATACCCTTGTAACCGCTCAAGAAATTCTTTTCTTCTGGGTTGCAAGAATGGTAATGGCTGGTTATGAATTTATGGGAAAACAACCATTTACAAATATTGTAATACATGGAACAGTAAGAGATAAAACTGGAAGAAAAATGAGTAAATCACTTGGTAATATAATAGACCCTCTTGATATTATTGAAAACTATGGAGCAGATAGTTTAAGATTTGGGCTAATCTCTATGACATCAGCAGGTCAGGATGTATTCCTTTCCCCGACATTTTATATTAAGGGGAGGAATTTCACAAACAAACTATGGAATGCATCCAGATTTATTATCAGTACTGCAGAGAAGTCTAAAGACAAAATTATATTACCAGAAGGATTTGAAGGGATAAAATTCCCTGAAAAGTGGATTATTACAGTCCTTGATGAGTGTATTGAAAAAACAACTAATGCTTTGAATGATTTTAGACTTAACGAAGCCATAAACACACTTTATGACTTTTTCTGGCATACTTTTTGTGACTGGTATCTTGAAATATCTAAGGTATATACGGGATATGAAGAAGATTATTTTAAAGAAAAAGTTATACCTATACTATTTCATATACATATAACCCTTTTAAAAATGTTACATCCTTTCATACCATTTATAACAGAAAAATTATGGCAGATTTTTATAAACTATTGCAATTTAGAACAAAACAGTATAATGATAAGTTCGTGGCCTGAAAGACGTGGCATTATCAGAGAAGAAACAATTATAGAAAATATGGAAGATATTATGGAAATAATAACGAGTATACGAAATCTTAAAATGCGTTTTGGTATTCCTATCTCAAGACAGATTAGTTGTTATTTTGACCATATTCCGGAAGAATTATCTCTTAGAATAATATCAAAACTGGCTGGGGTAGATAAAATTTCTAGTTTTCCAGAAGGTAAAAAAGAAAATCTATTGATAAAAAATTTAAGAGAGGGTAGAATTGGAATATCTTTTGAGGGTATAATAGATATCCCGAAAGAGCTTGATAAACTATACAGAGAAGAGTTTAAGTTAAACAGTCATCTTGTAAAGATAGAAAAAAAGTTAAATAGTCCTGATTTTATATCAAAAGCACCGGAAGAGGTTCAACAGAAGGAAAAAGAGAAAAAACAACAGTTAGAAGAAGCTCTGGAAAATATAAGGAAAGACATAAATTTTATAGTGGGAAAGTAA
- the glmM gene encoding phosphoglucosamine mutase, with protein sequence MSDRIKNELQISVAGIRGIYPDFLTSEIVFNFGVVFGSYVKTKKVLVCCDTRKSGRSLKDAIITGILCTGKDVVDLGIAPTPEMGYIIEKELGGRSTGIVITASHNPQEYNGIKFFSEKGTFLNEVEMKKLLDIYYKRSVIVSKEPGFLSSEEYTDNYFKSIYKVVDAERIRKKKFKVVVDVCQGVGAIITEEFLRGLGCDVKIINKDPIGIFAHNPEPLPENLLTLSEQVIKEKADIGFAQDPDCDRLAIVCEDGVIPGEEIVIVLCTRDILEYHRKGNIVVNLSTTSLIDDVVKDSGISVYRTKIGEINVVEKMKETHAVIGGEGNGGVIFPDVHYGRDSFVGMALILEYLSYREKNISKIIYEMPKYFMIKKKINISDRKKVEEILNRIRKQIIDKENINMEDGIKIIRNDGWIHIRPSGTEPVIRIYVEARSKNIAEKYLSEFAQKVDT encoded by the coding sequence ATGAGCGATAGAATAAAAAATGAATTACAGATAAGTGTTGCAGGTATAAGAGGAATATACCCTGACTTTCTCACCTCTGAAATTGTCTTTAACTTTGGGGTAGTATTTGGAAGTTATGTAAAAACAAAAAAAGTTCTTGTATGTTGTGATACAAGAAAAAGTGGTAGGTCATTAAAGGATGCTATAATCACAGGTATTTTATGTACAGGCAAAGATGTTGTTGACCTCGGAATCGCACCTACACCTGAAATGGGATACATAATAGAAAAAGAATTGGGGGGTAGATCTACAGGAATAGTAATTACAGCAAGTCATAATCCTCAAGAATATAATGGTATAAAATTCTTCTCTGAAAAAGGGACATTTTTGAATGAAGTGGAGATGAAAAAACTTCTAGATATCTATTATAAAAGGTCTGTTATTGTATCAAAGGAACCAGGATTTCTTTCTTCAGAAGAATATACTGACAATTATTTCAAAAGCATATATAAAGTAGTAGATGCTGAAAGAATAAGAAAGAAAAAATTTAAGGTTGTGGTTGATGTATGTCAGGGAGTAGGTGCAATCATCACAGAAGAATTTTTGAGAGGACTCGGTTGCGATGTAAAAATAATAAATAAGGACCCCATAGGTATTTTTGCCCATAATCCTGAACCACTACCAGAAAATCTTCTTACTCTTTCTGAACAAGTTATAAAAGAGAAGGCAGATATTGGATTTGCTCAGGACCCTGATTGTGACCGTCTGGCTATTGTTTGCGAAGACGGGGTTATCCCTGGAGAAGAAATAGTTATTGTTCTTTGTACCAGAGATATTCTTGAATATCATAGGAAAGGAAATATTGTTGTTAATCTTTCTACTACATCACTTATAGATGATGTAGTTAAGGATTCAGGAATTTCTGTTTATAGAACAAAGATAGGTGAGATAAATGTTGTTGAAAAAATGAAGGAAACTCATGCTGTCATAGGGGGAGAAGGAAATGGTGGGGTCATTTTTCCTGATGTACATTACGGAAGAGATAGTTTTGTCGGCATGGCTTTAATTTTAGAATATCTATCCTATAGAGAGAAAAATATCTCTAAAATAATATATGAAATGCCAAAATACTTTATGATAAAAAAGAAGATAAACATTTCGGATAGAAAAAAAGTAGAAGAGATATTAAACAGGATTAGGAAACAGATAATAGATAAAGAAAACATAAATATGGAGGATGGAATAAAAATAATAAGAAATGATGGATGGATTCACATAAGGCCATCAGGAACAGAACCAGTTATACGAATTTATGTTGAAGCCAGAAGTAAAAATATTGCAGAAAAATATTTATCGGAATTCGCTCAAAAAGTAGATACATAA
- the truB gene encoding tRNA pseudouridine(55) synthase TruB, translating to MNGIIPVNKPEGITSYDVIRFIKRTFRLRDKIGHAGTLDPLASGILIICVGKATKMSTKFMNMEKEYEAKLLLGVITDTDDINGKVIKENEVNVDEKEIKNIIKSFEGEIEQIPPIVSAIKKEGTPFYKLHRRGISLSPPVRKVFIKKIDIINISLPYVKFRVICSKGTYIRALCRDIGNKLGCGGTQTGLKRIRVGDFKIEDTVTLEELEKNGLERYIITV from the coding sequence ATGAACGGGATAATCCCTGTAAATAAACCAGAAGGTATTACTTCCTATGATGTAATACGATTTATAAAAAGGACTTTTAGATTAAGAGATAAGATAGGACACGCAGGAACACTTGATCCCCTTGCTTCAGGAATTCTTATTATCTGTGTGGGAAAAGCTACTAAAATGAGCACAAAATTTATGAATATGGAAAAAGAATATGAAGCAAAATTACTACTTGGAGTTATAACAGACACAGATGATATCAATGGAAAAGTTATAAAAGAAAATGAGGTTAATGTTGATGAGAAAGAGATTAAAAATATTATAAAAAGTTTTGAAGGTGAAATTGAACAGATTCCTCCTATTGTTTCTGCAATAAAAAAAGAAGGGACACCTTTCTACAAACTACACAGAAGGGGAATATCTTTATCTCCGCCTGTAAGAAAGGTTTTTATAAAAAAGATTGATATAATAAATATCTCTCTCCCTTATGTGAAATTCAGGGTTATTTGTTCAAAGGGTACTTATATAAGAGCATTATGTAGAGATATTGGCAACAAACTTGGTTGTGGAGGAACACAGACAGGTCTGAAAAGAATAAGGGTAGGGGATTTTAAAATAGAAGATACAGTTACATTGGAAGAATTAGAGAAAAACGGACTGGAGCGATATATTATTACTGTTTAG